The Solanum lycopersicum chromosome 8, SLM_r2.1 DNA segment CGAATGGTGTAAGTCCTGTCTCTACCCCTTTCTTCAGAAGCATGGTTGAGATACGAAGAGTACGAGCACATTCAACAGACAAATCCAATCCGTAAAATTTAAGAAGGCCGATGTCTTGTTCAGCATCCAGTGATTTGATATACTTGATAGTTTCTGGAGAGTAAGGTTTACGGGCTTGTGGCCAATAGAGCCAATCAAAGGTGCAATCTTCAAACTGCAGATAACAAATTTGTGAGtgcaaatcttgaaaggaagtAAATGTTGAATTAGTATaaatgctaaaaaaaaaaatagaaagataaaAGTTTCAGTTTTGACAGTGGAGGTTCTTGGACATTATGAATCGGGGCTATGatacatatatagaaaatatcatAGATATTTAGAAAGTTCAAAGACTTCTTTCAACAATTTAAAGGAGGGAAACTGGACCTAAAGATACGAGAGGCAATATATGCAGCAATACATGCAGGGAAGGAACAAATTATTGCATTCAAACTAGGCACCTCGAAGTTTCTCCACATCAGGGAAATCATAACTGAAACATTAGAAGAATCCACAAGGCATAGAAATGGAGTTGTGCAGTTGTACCTTAGGGTTCTAAGAACTTCCCACACTCTATAATCAAGTTAGTGCAAATGGAAAATTACTCACAAGGAAGATCATAAGTTCGTAGCATTTCTGATCATTGTCAAACAACATTGAAAGGAATAACACAATCATAACTTACATTCTCAGGCAAGCAGTAGCCATGGTCAATTGGTGTAAGCACGATTCGTCCTTCTTTCCCTTCCCTGCTCACAAGAATATTCCCAGCATGCCTATCAGCATTTGCTGTTCTTATGTCAAAGACAGTAATCTTATGGACTTCCTCAACAGGAAATATCCCTGGACCCATATCCTCACAATTTCCTTCATTCTTCATAAACAGCTGCAGTGAGCCAATTTTGGTATATTCAGATGACCACTCAAATCCATCAGGATGATGAAATGTATTGTGCAAGCACTGAACCATAACAGTGGGAGGCACACCGGAAAAGCCTATCTCACAATTGGACAATGTTCGTTGCCCGGTCCTTGGATGGTCCAGAAGGAAAGCTGCAACCTCCCTGAATGCACCTTCTCCAACTCGGGTTCCCCTTTTCAACCCTTCACCGTTGGTAGATAAAGGTAGCCCTTGAGGGTTATTCACAGCTAGCGGTTCCTCATCAATAGGCTTAAAAATGGCAACATACTTGTTGCCAGACCCGTCCTGCATGAAATAAGTTCCTCCAGTCCCTTCAGATGATCGGATAGGTATATTGCCTTTCGTCAATCCATCACATGCAGAGTTGATCATGTCCCAGATATATCCTGGAAGTTCAACATTTGGATCAACAACAAAAGGTTCCAACACCAAATTTGTATCAGGTGTCTTCTTGGAGAAGGACTGTAACTCCCTGGATGGTTCATGTTCACCCTGACTTTGGGTCTCCTCATGCCAATTAGCTGCAACAACAGAAAGTTCAACATCCCTCTCGGCATGCTTAGCCCGAAGCTTTGCAAATTTCTGAACTACCAAGTGAATCACTGCATCAGCAGTAATATCATCGATGAGCTTCTGATCCTCAAGCTTCTCACCATTACAGAATAGCTCTTGAACCTTAAGTTCCTCACCAAAGTCTTTACCTTTCTTCAATATGGTACGTTTAAGGTACCCAATATCTTGATGCCTGTCAACAGGGAATTCAAATTCCATGCCACAAGTGGTCCTAACAGTGATGACGAGGAGATCAGAGATCTTGAAGACCATATGCAACACATTCCCATTACTGACTCCATAGTCCCTGACCAATGATTCATTTCTTGCCAGCTCTCTGCCACCAAAAACTAGCTTCTGCATCTTAACTACAAACCCTTTACAAGTTTGGAGCTTAAGTTTCACTTCACCAATCGAATCAGACTCCAACACGCGCATTGGAATCACAGAACCAGCCACAGTGATatatattacaattgattcattTGTGCAAAGCGGCAATGGGCCATAGATATGTCTTGTAGCCCGGACAGACTCTTCCTGAACCGGACTCAAAGCCACATCAACAGCAGACATTGTGATGATTATCCAAGGCTTTACACACCAGCCTCAAGATTTTCTTCAACCCCTATCCtccttaatgactatatgagtGTTCAAATATCTCAAACAGGGCATCAACCATGTACAAGGTTGCTTAATCTTAAATCCTCAATGCAGAAATGTAATTCCCCTTTTACCAAAAGACTCTACCCTTTCTTACCCAGAAAACAAAGAACAGAAAATAGGTAAAaccaaaatacaaataaaaggaaCTCAAAGCAATCAAGACCAAAGATTCAAACTTTTACAATCCTAAACTGCAATAAATGAAATACCCAAATAAATATTGATCCAAAACTCCTCAGAAATACAGAGCTTAAAGATCAAGAATCTAAGTAAACCTTCAACAATTCAATTCTTTGGGGAATTTTATCAAACAGGTCACACGCACAAAAGGGTGCAAAGAAACTAGATTGCTTAGGCTCTGgggacaaattttttttttgcttttccaCAGGATAGTGGATTCTTTACCAGTAGGAAAGAATCAAAAGGCAAATGGGTCAAAGAATAAAAGCTTATATATTGCTACATGGTAAGGGAaggatttgattaaaaaaaaaaagggggatcttttttttttcttcttaattatcCTCCCTGCATTTCCCGGAATTGGATATCGGAGCTTGGTTGTATGACTTGGTTACATGTCGGAAAATTGAAACAGTATCCGATTTATTCGCCGGCCTTTTGAAGTTTTCCGGTAGAAATGTCAATGAAGGGGGAAAGTGAAGAGTGGAAGAAGCGGAATTATAGCCGTTAGCTTAGCTTATTTGCTATTGACTATATTATGATGACTCATATAAAAGTGTATATTCACAAACTTAgctttatttcaatttattatttataaactttactttatatttaactttatttatcCATATCTTACTGACACTCAAAACTTTTTTCCTTTCTCGTCCGTAATGATATAATcactataattttataaataattacgGAGAGAATAAGaggtaataataatagaataaatgtGTCATGCATACTTTATTATGAGCTATCAAAGCACGGCTTAGTCAATCGTTTAAATGAATTCGGAAAGAATAGGAAATAATAATAGAGTACATCTGTCCCAAAGTACTTAGCCACGAAATATTAAATCACGCTTATTTAATCAATAATCGAATAAAATatcttcaaataattttaaaaataagaaaaaattgttcttAATTTTTCGTCTGGTGCATGATACTTGTATAAACAGATTGtagtttaaaatttgaagtttctGATTTGTTTACGTTAAgatcaaattatattaaatgtgttcacaattatatatatatatatatatatatattattttttaatatataaatatatatatgagtacAGAGAATACTATTAAATTCTTGTGAACTCATAAATAATGGGGTAAAACTTTGGATCTGCATACAAGTATTGAGACGGACTAAATTCGATGTATGactaagaataatttttttttattcaaattcaacatcattaattaggaaaattatttattgatttatcaTAATTGGTAGATTATCAATTTGTTCCTTGAGATATATACTTTTAGCACATTTAAcctttactttaattaattaaaatgtatgttttTACTCCCATTATATggaaaatatgttatatttaatctattttaagaaatacattATCCTCAAATATGCAGTAACAATACGAGTTTAATATAACCTATGGATAAATTAAGTGATAAAACTATTACTATTTGTGGGGGATGctatttttaatcataatttgGGTAACATCTTTGTTATACTAAAAAAACATCATGTTAAttgaactttttaaattttaaattcaatgtATTGCACAAAAAAAAAGGACCAAATTGTTGAGTGACATAACAAACACCTTGGCTTTAGGAATGGGTTCCAAATTAGTATTACAAATCCAGAAAATCTCTCTTAAAAATCAACAATTAACtaattctaattaattattactcTCCTTTCAATATCTACAGTAAAagtaaaatagtaaaaactgGTCCTTCTTTTGAAGTGGATTTGTAATTATCGATCTgatattcaaattataaaaatgaaaaaaatgattagagagtactttattttttaatagttgGTATATTACACGATAAGAATAATATAAACACAAATAATACTGAGTGAAAGCAAATAAATTAgatgcaaaaatatttttttaaaaaaatcatccataatgAGCGATTAGTCAAACATCTTTCTTTGCATAGAAAgtcatgatttatttttcatatatttatattgaatattaaatgtttttaataaatttttcgaCTTAGCCCTGTATCAACCaaacaaaaatgagaaaatgttGCATAGATTTGAAGTTGAGTCACtaacatattataaattataacaaagaGAATCAAATAGATTTATTTGATATCTAAGAAGATATGATATCTGAATTATGATTTGCTTTATGTTTAATTAGCTTAATGATGcatcacattttttttctcctttaaacTTTGAGTCACTATTGAAACtttgaaatctattttaaaaataaaataaattagaataaagCAGAGGACAAGTGGACAAGAGTTTACGTTTGAGTAGATGTGCTTGTAAATGCTAAGTTCttatatttaatatgtatttttttaattgtcaaattttaaatttaaatcatgaatataaaattgtttatattaaagaattttatatttctaatatGAGAGTATATTATGATAATAAAAGTGATGGTGGCGTATAAgccttttataaaatataactacactttaaactctttttttaaaaaaaatattaattttaacgAAGCTAGATAATTTTTGTTCAAAAACaatgtatttatattaagaaaGAATGAGACATAAGGTCGGTTCACTTCCCTTAGACCGTTGAGGGTGGCTTTGAGTCAGACCTttgtcttcttttctttttattttcagctttataatttttattttatttttgaattttcaaatttgaattatttcttttagttctcttttttttatttgggtcAAAATGGATGATAGTTTATAAATAAGTTGCAACTCtgactatataatataatgcGTTAACAATTTAACTATACTTCAATTTCAAATAAGTTGGTAGAGAAAATATTTGAGTTAATGgtcaaaaatataattgaattatcgaATTTTTGCAAGTTTCATACATTAATTGTCTATCGTTCAATTTATTAGTCAAACTATCACTTTATTTGTATTAACACACACCTAGATGTTGAGTTGGTTTATGCTCACTTATTGTCGAGTAGAATAATAATAGGCCAAATTAGGATCGAGGTGTGTTTTAATACAAAGGGAGTGAGTGTTTAGGAGGTCATTACAGATCATGCCACATAGGACTCATTGCAGATTGTTAGAGAAACTACTCAAGCTGAATGCACTTAGCAGAAAAAGTTGACATTGCAGAAATAACAAAGCTACATGTAAAGACACAAAGAATGATATACTATCTATACAATGGCCATATATTCACAATTGTCTCTAAGTTGAACCTATCTGGTGCTTTGAGCTAACATGTCTTGCAGGTTCATAGGGTAACACATAGGTGTATGCAGGCTGGACCAGACGTTGTCAGCGAGGATAGCATTCACAGCATCAGTCGGATGGAATTGATCCCACCAGATGTGGCTAGAGGCGTTACTGCACGCCATTTCAGGGGAAACACACATGATCCAACCTTTATATTCACCTAAACCACAGCAAGCCTCATCTGTCACATTGAAACCtataatgaaaattgaaaaaaacagTTTGTCAGATTTGAACTTCTCGCCTGACATGTCCTGTGAAATGAGATCCTACACATTGCCTCACCATAACGGTTGTAATTCTGAATAATGTCCATTGAACCTTCAAATGCATCGCAGAATATGATAGTGGCATCAACAAGCTCTTCATTTAGTTCAGAAACCATATATCTTACAGCAAAAATCATGTCATTTATGTTCTTGACACACTCCCCATTCTCGCTACTGTACAACCATAAGTAGTAAGGTGCACAGCCTGTTGGAGCCAGTCCCATTACAACCACTTTTCTCACTTTGTCATTGTACAGGTTCTGTGGCACCAGTACATACACGTTAGAAGGAAAACATTAACCAGCAAAGTAACCTAATATCTGCACATTGAACTTAATAATCGTGGAAACAATGCAGGGGAAATTGAAACATATAATGCATGATAGAGGGAGCAAAGAGGCTAGATGGTTTGTATAAAGCTGCAAAATGTCGAAGAAGGCAACTGCATAAAGAAGACAGTATTAAGATTTTGTATAGAACAACACTGCACCTTGATCTGTTGTTTAATCGTCTGTGCTAAAAACTGGTTGAAACTCCATGGCAGGTAAACAGTTAAAACATTTGAGGCATTCGGGATATAGTAGTGAATGAAGTCATTGCTCCCAATCGAAATGTAAAACAAGCAATGCTGACCCTGCATAAACACTAATCTAATTTAACTactacaaaatcaataatcataaAATGTAGTACGTGGAAATTGATTCGTATAAGATAAAACATTACCACTTCCGAGCCAGTTGAGAATATAATATCAACACCAGCAGAAAGATAATTGTACCCAAGAACCATCTGTTCTAAAAAATCAGACTGTACTAGATAGCTAGGCACAAATGGTAATCCAAGATGCAGCGCTGGTACAATCAGAATGGACAAGAAACAATGGATAGAAAATTAGCTATCTTTAACCAAAAGATCCTAAGAATTCATCATTGAATTCCACAAAACCAGTACAAGCATTTTGAGCTTGAATAGGATAAATGACGAGAAATTTACAGCAAAAGATCCGTCCGCCGATTCACTGAAAATCGAACAATTCTTTCtcaaagaaaattaatcaaacaagTAGCAgtatcaaatttcaaaagagACAAGATATTAACAGAAAAAGATCATGAACCATTTCATTAAGAGTTCAATCTTTTCTCTCTCTCGAACGCGTAGCAGTCTCTGTTTCAAAACTCAATAGTCGAACAACAAAAAATCGAAACTTTCCCCAAATTTCACTACCCAATAgttaaattttccacaaatcCCAAAAACCAAATTGATAAATGCCAGAAAGTTCAAGAACAGAGtgatgaaaaaaaagataacTGCTTTTGGTGGGAGGTATAACTAACTTGAAACCATGAATATTTTCCATTAACATTGACCCGAAAATTGCAACATTCacaaaattagcaaaaaaaCCTTACATATCGGAATTCTACTAACAAatatcaagaaatttaaatcagacgaaattataaaaacttacCATCCTTATCTGTGAGAGTAAAACGTTTCGTGTTCGGCTCTTTCACCTTTAGTCCGAAAATAATTTCCACATTGATTGCATTTATTACTTTCAACGGTCTCAATCTGGCGGTGTACAAGTTTGTAATGATCTTTAAGCTCAGCATCGTTGCGGTATTTCTTCTGGCAGCCAATAAAATCGCACTTTGAATTAGTTGTTGAAGGAGGATCTCTAAGTAGATCATTTTTCTTTCTATCAGAGTAAACATCATAACGAGACGACATAGGAGAAGGTTGAAATGATTTTTGTGTTTCTAAAAGAGAATTACAGAAACTTTGTGTATAccactaaaataaaaaagttaactACATCTTTGTATTAGTGTCCAAGTCTGAAGCTGTTACTAACTGCTAGTAACTAACTAACAAGCTCTGTAGAATCACCCAGCTTCACAAAATACCCACTTAcagaccttttttttttttttaaattggttATCAGAATTTGATATTCCTATCATAAATGGATTACTTAAaaaggttttttattttttaccctctagaaaaaaataaaaaatgtttttttctaaaaaaatgtttttatttttatttttactaatcaaatactaaaaaatatttttcacctaCTAACTAgacatgagaaaataaattttaaattactttctttttcaaaaaacattatTTACGATGAAAAACGTTTTTCTTCCTACCAAACCAATTATACGATATTCAGTTGTCAAATGTTCTCTTCCAATAAGGTGAAtggaaattttctttattcaatagAACAACTTTCATGTATagcataaaaattatatttatgctGTTATAGTTATACTTTATACTTGTATAATTGCGATTCAtaacaagattttttttttatagagctTTTGATTTGTTACACACAtccaattttatacaaattgtttagttttgtataaattcatatatatatattgtaatttatataataaaatatttatttgtacaa contains these protein-coding regions:
- the LOC101253609 gene encoding phosphatidylinositol 4-kinase gamma 4-like, which produces MSAVDVALSPVQEESVRATRHIYGPLPLCTNESIVIYITVAGSVIPMRVLESDSIGEVKLKLQTCKGFVVKMQKLVFGGRELARNESLVRDYGVSNGNVLHMVFKISDLLVITVRTTCGMEFEFPVDRHQDIGYLKRTILKKGKDFGEELKVQELFCNGEKLEDQKLIDDITADAVIHLVVQKFAKLRAKHAERDVELSVVAANWHEETQSQGEHEPSRELQSFSKKTPDTNLVLEPFVVDPNVELPGYIWDMINSACDGLTKGNIPIRSSEGTGGTYFMQDGSGNKYVAIFKPIDEEPLAVNNPQGLPLSTNGEGLKRGTRVGEGAFREVAAFLLDHPRTGQRTLSNCEIGFSGVPPTVMVQCLHNTFHHPDGFEWSSEYTKIGSLQLFMKNEGNCEDMGPGIFPVEEVHKITVFDIRTANADRHAGNILVSREGKEGRIVLTPIDHGYCLPENFEDCTFDWLYWPQARKPYSPETIKYIKSLDAEQDIGLLKFYGLDLSVECARTLRISTMLLKKGVETGLTPFDIGNMMCRETLNKESVIEEIIRDAEDSMLPGMTEATFLETVYKLMDIKLEKLKYKSS
- the LOC109119277 gene encoding GDSL esterase/lipase At1g71691-like, whose amino-acid sequence is MMFTLIERKMIYLEILLQQLIQSAILLAARRNTATMLSLKIITNLYTARLRPLKVINAINVEIIFGLKVKEPNTKRFTLTDKDALHLGLPFVPSYLVQSDFLEQMVLGYNYLSAGVDIIFSTGSEVGQHCLFYISIGSNDFIHYYIPNASNVLTVYLPWSFNQFLAQTIKQQIKNLYNDKVRKVVVMGLAPTGCAPYYLWLYSSENGECVKNINDMIFAVRYMVSELNEELVDATIIFCDAFEGSMDIIQNYNRYGFNVTDEACCGLGEYKGWIMCVSPEMACSNASSHIWWDQFHPTDAVNAILADNVWSSLHTPMCYPMNLQDMLAQSTR